One window from the genome of Hydractinia symbiolongicarpus strain clone_291-10 chromosome 1, HSymV2.1, whole genome shotgun sequence encodes:
- the LOC130647766 gene encoding uncharacterized protein LOC130647766 isoform X1, with protein MARNVQSTIFGLTLIVLLFATTSKQKQLQTTPKGNKDTTNRQNTSHNTRNPVTRQQSRSENASQMFYSQLSTQPQDHSTVGTGLLTSQSYDEQMETILIQSTFEQETLQRDLTSLPSTEITETESTPTISTLSLVVDTDFSSASLPMFKEISPFSSIKSTTSIMQYGSQPTSLSSCIEENYTNSILTLSAKGSAHYSIVTGYHSDSAVSSRTGFLASKTKDSSLISEKSLDYKSSGRATPSLTRLPVKTSSMLVQNTKSTVTLSTMEEQPMIADTAQKNYPSLVQTLQYMFSQNMIDVETSSSRYKNNVATKSFTSYDDATFSTQKVLFSQNKIDAETSSSRYENNVATESVTSYDDATLSTQKVLFSQNKIDAETSSSRYENNVATKSFTSYDEATFSTQKVLFSQNMIDVEMSSSRNENNVATESVTSYDDATLSTQKVLFSQNMIEVETSISRYGSNVATKSVTSYDDATLSTQKVLLSQNMIDVETSSSQYGSNVATKSVTSCDDATLSTQKVLFSQNMIDVETSSSQYGSNVATKSVTSYDDATLSTQKVLFSQIMIDVLTSSSQYGNNVATKSFTSYNDATLSTQKVLFSQNMIDVKSSSSWYGNNVATKSFTSYNDATLSTQKVLLSQNMIDVETSSSQYGSNVATKSVTLCDDATLSTQKVLFSQNMIDVETSSSKYGSNVATKSVTSYDDATLSTQKVLFSQIMIDVLTSSSQYGNNVATKSFTSYNDATLSTQKVLFSQNMIDVKSSSSWYGNNVATKSFTSYNDATSSTQKVLFSQNMIDVKSSSSWYGNNVAAETQHNDANFLTTSKSGPEAYSDDSVAPEFKITAISHLEINPSDISRSPVVWRTPSLQSIPVKTPSMSTRNTESIAPLSAMEEHSMITGRSRDVMEGVIFMDSIRHFGRTSRNFNEQTSSSEQSMQKKCTSLQVQERLSSQITTPFRTPSSQYKSNFPITTPNAASENVLSSLSTRYTGSSSVSPKVYAINTETLATVMEIITSPAEGSRSVDSRYLSTPLLSAEDEISFKFALKSSEMGAEHIIPPSELKRQSITVSKIKPTTPLHWSFQATSSERHLSSSSVVHSITPTESFVMNMSTVQASPDVLHGTYDEWTPWSDCSRKCARGSMNRQRNCVFTQQTSNSSNDVCSIGEFVKKECVGVCHGTGFYLADPGMSCRSFCEHKTLLCSYDLEVANGNIAFRKVLLDYTLDDVDMYWFHEYAPYCVNGLCSEFLSIPEIISCESKPPLKAQRLCRCVTEADFGYGPWSSWSQCSSTCMGYKKRYRTCYDFCTGKSEQTRRCNRRPCPIHGEFSEWTAWSKCDKSCNFGTSRRSRKCDNPVPAYGGLDCYGSSFQTKECNPQYCPVDAEVGEWTIWSACDQPCNDGWMIRTRECVKGIYGGVRECTEKLKEFKRCFNNPCPEARVNFNITIDAVYQPELSNTNSESFRILEKNIQNQVLSMYDEQFQDSIEAVILLSARKGSIVTNFTIIYKSLDSYQLVFLQDSIEKEESVGKLPLIEGKSHFYIESNVPQYAPTGIKLKSTSPTSIQLSWNEVDNAVAYVVCFRKRLQLSEPYQRYAAATSPAIISNLEPRTEYVFRILAYNHKGNGFPSEQIAFSTQGKAPDQAPTNLHIHNLNSTSLFLEWDRLYKNEIPISGYKIVYYDYNVNLWIDKTEDHYVYISDLTPGFTYEFEVCAYNDAGDGPSERILTTIVEKPIVKVELAECNTHNTITVKWKPPTGKQSVDDILGYLIEYYKVEDEQLRTEERYEHQFLLHPQIAEQVLPNLNPNTDYQIDFNIVQDHLVFLEKTLTARTCRCPPVVSINYYIVKPYVYLEDNELRGIFAELLDEMIDFACGECPCKLNVTMTSIDKDRDGRGSPAQKSTLDKVIREIDQFTDLSFPIVGQKTLKNYLENEYVPLVDHPGVVFITKDKSVNEAVVSMLMVMSNVIPLIALNMLFMVVVGMLMWFIEGYHQNGHTDFSERIIKGLQDSIYWAFITQGTHGYGDYVPRHFRSRLLAMVWIIIGLVLTALVTGAIVSAISSVEYSSQKNIYDTHIGALNGSFEEMFGILRNGKVNRKAVYTSTSQLADALIDGEIDGILVDAYTAGSNREDFQRPNLRPTKMLKYPRTYGFVVSGDLKNVANAMRDFIRINEKRILDSLSMNTHLMEPVSLNEPTSVFNPTSSVFKSAIIALSSMLMFASCVGMVYTCCKRSRRRKVAADAKALKRLQKTENLKDILQTFASSFQNNCKELARKHDLQRIKLYRAILSGERVNTMGTRPNTSTRNAWFVPEGKEEEKRFDGRGEDNPSFSGMEVKKCQQALPNTQNDFEEMTVKTKFGDVTCYDLSPQPTTLVTAEGEETRQDNKTKCTGDKQKGNLSCSKKKQDYKKLIPWY; from the exons ATGGCACGAAAT GTGCAATCTACTATCTTTGGATTAACGTTGATTGTTCTTTTGTTTGCCacaacaagtaaacaaaaacaacttcAAACAACCCCGAAAGGTAATAAAGATACTACAAACCGACAAAATACTTCGCATAATACAAGAAACCCTGTAACAAGGCAGCAATCTCGCTCAGAAAACGCTTCACAAATGTTTTACTCTCAACTATCAACACAACCTCAAGATCACTCAACAGTTGGAACTGGATTGTTGACCAGCCAATCTTATGACGAGCAGATGGAGACAATACTTATTCAATCAACATTTGAACAAGAGACCCTACAGAGAGATCTTACAAGTCTCCCATCAACGGAAATTACAGAAACTGAATCAACTCCTACTATTTCAACGTTATCACTTGTTGTAGATACAGACTTTAGCAGTGCATCCTTGCCCATGTTCAAAGAGATATCTCCTTTTAGCTCAATAAAATCTACAACATCTATAATGCAGTATGGTTCACAACCAACGTCTTTGTCGTCTTGTATTGAGGAGAATTACACAAATAGTATATTAACATTATCAGCAAAAGGCTCAGCTCATTATTCGATAGTTACTGGATATCACTCAGATAGCGCTGTCAGCTCCAGGACGGGATTTCTTGCAAGTAAAACAAAGGATAGTTCACTTATTTCAGAAAAGTCTCTTGATTACAAGAGCAGTGGAAGAGCGACTCCTTCATTAACCAGACTTCCGGTGAAAACATCGTCCATGTTAGTTCAAAACACAAAATCAACCGTAACTTTATCTACTATGGAGGAACAACCGATGATCGCAGACACTGCGCAGAAAAATTATCCTTCTTTAGTGCAAACACTACAATACATGTTTTCTCAAAATATGATAGACGTTGAGACGTCGTCAAGTCGGTATAAAAACAACGTCGCAACAAAATCATTTACATCATATGATGACGCGACATTTTCAACACAGAAAGTACTTTTTTCTCAAAATAAGATAGACGCTGAGACGTCATCAAGTCGGTACGAAAACAACGTCGCAACAGAATCAGTCACATCATATGATGACGCGACATTGTCAACACAGAAAGTACTTTTCTCTCAAAATAAGATAGACGCTGAGACGTCGTCAAGTCGGTATGAAAACAACGTCGCAACAAAATCATTTACATCATATGATGAGGCGACATTTTCAACACAGAAAGTACTGTTCTCTCAAAATATGATAGACGTTGAGATGTCATCAAGTCGGAACGAAAACAACGTCGCAACAGAATCAGTCACATCATATGATGACGCGACATTGTCAACACAGAAAGTACTGTTCTCTCAAAATATGATAGAAGTTGAGACGTCAATAAGTCGGTATGGAAGCAATGTCGCAACAAAATCAGTGACATCATATGATGATGCGACATTGTCAACACAGAAAGTACTGTTATCTCAAAATATGATAGACGTTGAGACGTCGTCAAGCCAGTATGGAAGCAATGTCGCAACAAAATCAGTGACATCATGTGATGACGCGACATTGTCAACACAGAAAGTACTGTTCTCTCAAAATATGATAGACGTTGAGACGTCGTCAAGTCAGTATGGAAGCAATGTCGCAACAAAATCAGTCACATCATATGATGACGCGACATTGTCAACACAGAAAGTACTGTTCTCTCAAATTATGATAGACGTTTTGACGTCGTCAAGTCAGTATGGAAACAACGTCGCAACTAAATCATTCACATCATATAATGACGCGACATTGTCAACACAGAAAGTACTGTTCTCTCAAAATATGATAGACGTTAAGTCGTCGTCAAGTTGGTATGGAAACAACGTCGCAACAAAATCATTCACATCATATAATGACGCGACATTGTCAACACAGAAAGTACTGTTATCTCAAAATATGATAGACGTTGAGACGTCGTCAAGCCAGTATGGAAGCAATGTCGCAACAAAATCAGTGACATTATGTGATGACGCGACATTGTCAACACAGAAAGTACTGTTCTCTCAAAATATGATAGACGTTGAGACGTCTTCAAGTAAGTATGGAAGCAATGTCGCAACAAAATCAGTCACATCATATGATGACGCGACATTGTCAACACAGAAAGTACTGTTCTCTCAAATTATGATAGACGTTTTGACGTCGTCAAGTCAGTATGGAAACAACGTCGCAACAAAATCATTCACATCATATAATGACGCGACATTGTCAACACAGAAAGTACTGTTCTCTCAAAATATGATAGACGTTAAGTCGTCGTCAAGTTGGTATGGAAACAACGTCGCAACAAAATCATTCACATCATATAATGACGCGACATCGTCAACACAGAAAGTACTGTTCTCTCAAAATATGATAGACGTTAAGTCGTCGTCAAGTTGGTATGGAAACAACGTCGCAGCAGAAACACAACATAATGATGCGAATTTTTTAACTACTTCGAAATCAGGGCCTGAAGCATACAGCGATGACTCTGTTGCTCCAGAGTTCAAAATAACAGCCATATCGCACTTGGAGATTAACCCGAGCGATATTTCACGTTCACCAGTCG TCTGGAGAACTCCTTCATTACAAAGTATTCCTGTTAAAACTCCGTCAATGTCAACACGAAACACGGAATCAATCGCACCGTTATCTGCTATGGAAGAACATTCGATGATCACAGGAAGGAGCAGAGACGTTATGGAAGGTGTAATTTTTATGGACTCAATTAGGCATTTCGGGCGAACGTCAAGAAACTTCAATGAACAAACATCTTCAAGTGAGCAGTCCATGCAAAAGAAATGTACTTCACTACAAGTGCAAGAAAGGTTGTCTTCTCAGATAACAACACCATTTCGGACACCATCAAGTCAATATAAGAGCAACTTTCCAATAACAACACCAAACGCAGCATCTGAAAATGTTTTGTCATCATTGTCCACAAGATATACCGGCAGTTCGTCAGTGTCACCCAAAGTTTATGCAATTAATACAGAGACTTTGGCAACTGTAATGGAAATTATTACAAGTCCTGCGGAAGGCTCACGTTCTGTTGACAGTAGATATCTATCTACACCACTTCTTAGTGCAGAAGacgaaatttcttttaaattcgcGCTGAAATCTTCAGAGATGGGTGCGGAACATATCATTCCGCCGTCTGAATTAAAACGACAGTCAATAACTGTTTCTAAAATTAAACCAACCACACCTTTGCATTGGTCTTTCCAAGCTACTTCATCGGAAAGGCATTTGTCGTCTTCATCCGTTGTACATAGTATAACTCCAACAGAATCATTTGTAATGAATATGTCGACTGTCCAGG CTTCTCCTGATGTGTTACATGGTACCTACGATGAGTGGACTCCGTGGTCCGACTGTTCTAGAAAATGTGCAAGAGGATCAATGAATCGGCAGAGAAATTGCGTATTTACCCAACAAACTTCAAATAGTTCAAATGATGTATGTTCAATAGGAGAATTCGTGAAGAAAGAATGCGTGGGAGTTTGTCATGGTACCGGATTTTATTTGGCTGATCCTGGAATGTCCTGCAGAAGCTTCTGTGAACATAAAA CTCTCTTGTGCTCATATGATCTTGAAGTGGCAAATGGAAATATTGCTTTTCGAAAGGTACTTTTGGACTACACACTAGATGATGTCGACATGTACTGGTTTCACGAGTATGCACCGTATTGCGTGAATGGATTATGTTCCGAATTTCTTAGTATTCCCGAAATTATCAGTTGCGAATCAAAGCCACCTTTAAAAGCACAAAGATTATGTCGTTGTGTAACTGAAG CTGACTTTGGTTATGGACCGTGGTCTTCTTGGAGTCAATGTTCCAGTACCTGCATGGGTTACAAAAAAAGGTATCGAACGTGTTATGATTTTTGTACTGGAAAGTCAGAACAAACACGTCGATGTAATCGAAGACCGTGTCCCA TTCATGGTGAATTTTCAGAATGGACAGCTTGGTCGAAATGTGACAAAAGTTGCAATTTTGGGACTTCCCGTCGATCGCGCAAATGCGACAACCCAGTACCAGCTTATGGTGGCTTAGATTGCTACGGTTCGTCGTTCCAAACAAAAGAATGCAATCCGCAATATTGTCCAG ttGATGCAGAGGTTGGTGAATGGACAATATGGTCTGCATGTGACCAACCTTGTAATGACGGTTGGATGATTCGCACAAGAGAATGCGTCAAAGGAATATATGGCGGCGTAAGAGAGTGtactgaaaaattaaaagaatttaaaagatGCTTCAATAACCCTTGCCCTG agGCAAGGGTCAACTTTAACATCACAATAGACGCCGTTTATCAACCAGAACTAAGTAACACTAATAGTGAAAGCTTTCGAATTCTTGAAAAGAATATCCAGAACCAG GTGCTTTCGATGTACGATGAACAGTTTCAAGATTCAATAGAAGCTGTAATACTCCTGTCAGCTAG GAAAGGAAGCATAGTGACGAATTTTACCATAATTTACAAAAGCCTTGATTCATATCAACTAGTATTTTTACAAGACAGCATTGAGAAGGAAGAAAGTGTCGGCAAACTTCCCTTGATTGAAGGAAAGAGTCATTTTTACATTGAAAGCAACG TTCCCCAATATGCACCTACTGGAATCAAACTTAAATCCACGTCGCCAACGTCAATTCAATTATCATGGAATGAAGTTGATAATGCAGTTGCATATGTTGTATGTTTTCGCAAGAGGTTACAACTCTCTGAACCATATCAAAGGTATGCAGCTGCGACCTcgccagcaatcatatcaaaccTGGAACCAAGAACGGAGTATGTATTTAGAATACTTGCTTATAACCATAAAGGTAATGGCTTTCCATCCGAACAGATAGCATTTTCTACTCAAGGCAAAG CACCTGATCAAGCACCAACGAATCTCCACATCCACAATTTAAATTCAACTTCTCTTTTCCTGGAATGGGACAGACtctacaaaaatgaaatccCAATATCTGGTTACAAAATAGTATATTATGACTACAACGTAAATTTGTGGATAGATAAAACGGAGGACCATTACGTTTACATTTCCGATCTTACCCCCGGCTTTACGTATGAATTTGAAGTGTGTGCATATAATGACGCGGGTGATGGACCGTCTGAACGAATTCTAACTACTATTGTAG AAAAGCCAATTGTGAAGGTAGAACTTGCTGAATGCAATACCCATAATACTATCACTGTAAAATGGAAACCACCAACTGGTAAACAATCAGTAGATGATATCCTTGGATACTTGATAGAATACTACAAGGTGGAGGATGAACAACTGAGAACGGAGGAGAGATACGAGCATCAGTTTCTTCTTCATCCCCAAATAGCTGAACAAGTTCTACCAAACCTAAATCCCAATACAGATTATCAGATTGATTTCAACATTGTTCAAGATCACTTGGTGTTTTTGGAGAAAACGTTGACAGCAA GAACATGTCGCTGCCCACCTGTTGTATCCATCAATTATTACATTGTCAAACCATACGTTTATCTTGAAGACAACGAGCTCCGTGGAATATTTGCTGAACTTCTTGACGAAATGATTGATTTTGCTTGTGGAGAATGTCCCTGTAAATTAAACGTCACAATGACAAGTATTGACAAAGACCGTGATGGAAGAGGGTCACCTGCGCAAAAATCAACCCTTGATAAAGTGATCCGAGAAATAGACCAGTTTACGGATCTATCTTTCCCTATAGTCGGacaaaaaacgttaaaaaattatttagaaaaCGAGTATGTTCCATTAGTTGACCACCCAGGTGTAGTGTTTATTACAAAGGATAAATCAGTCAATGAAGCTGTAGTCAGCATGTTAATGGTAATGTCAAATGTGATTCCGTTGATCGCGTTGAACATGTTGTTCATGGTGGTGGTGGGAATGTTGATGTGGTTCATT GAAGGTTATCATCAGAATGGTCACACTGACTTTTCTGAGAGAATAATAAAAGGTCTGCAAGATTCTATCTACTGGGCGTTCATTACCCAAGGAACACACGG GTATGGTGACTACGTTCCACGTCATTTTAGAAGTAGGCTCCTTGCCATGGTTTGGATCATAATCGGTTTGGTTTTAACGGCGCTAGTTACAGGTGCTATCGTGTCCGCTATTAGCAGTGTGGAGTATTcctcacaaaaaaatatttatgacaCACAT ATCGGCGCCTTGAACGGGTCGTTTGAAGAAATGTTTGGAATTCTTAGAAATGGCAAAGTGAATCGAA AAGCGGTTTATACATCAACTTCACAGCTTGCGGATGCGTTGATCGACGGGGAAATAGATGGTATTCTAGTTGACGCTTACACAGCCGGGAGTAACAGGGAAGATTTTCAACGCCCTAACTTACGCCcgacaaaaatgttaaaatacccTAGAACGTATGGATTCGTAGTGTCTGGTGATCTGAAAAACGTGGCGAATGCAATGAGAGACTTTATTCGAATCAATGAAAAACGCATATTAGACAGTCTGTCAATGAATACTCATTTGATGGAG CCGGTTTCGTTGAACGAGCCAACATCAGTATTTAATCCGACATCAAGCGTTTTTAAATCCGCTATCATTGCGCTCTCCAGTATGTTGATGTTTGCTTCTTGCGTTGGAATGGTGTACACGTGTTGTAAACGAAGTCGAAGACGAAAAGTTGCAGCAGACGCTAAAG CTTTAAAACGACTTCAGAAAACGGAGAATTTAAAAGACATTCTTCAAACCTTTGCTTCATCGTTTCAAAATAACTGCAAGGAATTAGCCAGGAAGCATGATTTACAAAGAATTAAGCTTTATCGTGCCATACTGTCTGGAGAGAGGGTAAACACCATGGGCACGAGGCCGAACACATCAACTCGAAACGCATGGTTCGTACCGGaaggaaaagaagaagaaaaacggTTCGATGGCAGAGGGGAGGATAACCCATCATTTAGTGGGATGGAGGTAAAGAAATGTCAACAAGCTTTACCGAACACACAAAATGATTTCGAGGAGATGacagtgaaaacaaaatttggcGATGTGACATGCTATGATTTATCACCTCAACCAACGACTTTAGTAACAGCAGAGGGAGAAGAAACGAGACAAGATAACAAGACGAAATGCACAGGTGACAAGCAGAAGGGTAATTTATCATGTAGTAAGAAGAAGCAAGATTACAAAAAACTGATACCGTGGTACTAA